CCCGCCCGCGGCGCCGACCGCGCCTGGGACGCCGGCCACGACGGCCGCGCGGTGCTGGACCGGCTCTGTGACCACCTGCCGCGGCTACTCGCCCCGCGTGGCGTCGCGTTGATCGTGCACTCCGAGCTGTGCGGCGAGGAGACGTCGCTGCGGCGGCTGCGTGACAACGGCTTGAAGGCCTCCACCGTCGCCCGCCACATCATCCCGTTCGGGCCGGTGCTGCGCGAGCGCGCCGCCTGGCTCGAATCGGTCGGGCTGATCGCGCCCGGCCAACGTCACGAGGAACTGGTGGTCATCCGTGCCGACCGCATCGAACGCTGACGCACACACCGAAAACGACCGTGCCGGGACCGGATCGGTGACGGATCGCCGGGTGGTCCGCGCGGAACCGGAGCGGCGGCGCATCACCTACACCGACGACGGCCCCGCGCTGGTGGAAGGACCGGTCGAACTGGTCTCGCCCGCGGGCGAGGTGATCACCTGCGACCGCTTCCTGGTCGCCCTGTGCATGTGCCGTCGCAGCAAGACCTATCCGCTGTGCGACACCAGCCACCGCAAACGGGTACGGCCGGCGCCGGAGTGAACCGGCCTGCGTGGTGACGCTGCGCTGCCGCCTCCGGCCGCTGACCCGCTCAGGCTGTGTTGGATTTGCCTGAGCGGGGCGGCCTGCGTGGTGACGCTGCGCTACCGCCTCCGGCCGCTGACCGCTCAGGCTGTGTTGGATTTCGCCTGA
This sequence is a window from Nocardia farcinica. Protein-coding genes within it:
- a CDS encoding CDGSH iron-sulfur domain-containing protein, whose product is MTDRRVVRAEPERRRITYTDDGPALVEGPVELVSPAGEVITCDRFLVALCMCRRSKTYPLCDTSHRKRVRPAPE